The DNA sequence GATAACTTGCTCATAGTTTCTCTTGGTGGCTGGCCGTTCAAGGAGTAGGTCAATCTGATAAGATAGCTGGGGAAGCAGGATTGTCAATAGAGAATGAGGGCTACATATGAGAAATAGTGCAATTATCAGAGGAGGCTAGTCTTTGTGACAGAGAAACTCATTCAATAACGTTATTGACAGTCAGTATGCATGAAGGAAAATATGATTTTTTTCCTGTAGAAGAATTCGCAGTTTTCGTTTAATACATGGTGGAGGCTCACCGGGGACTTACACGAGACGCTCACTATGCCCATACACCTTATGCTCTATACCAGATATCAGCTGAAGCTCCATGCTCACAGCCTTTTCGAATAACAGaataaacaaaacaaacaaaaatgCAATAAATTGCCTTGTACACCACTTTGCAATCCaaattatctttttttctccccttaGCCATTAAGTGTTATTCGTCTCTTTACGCCGAATGCATCCAGGATGAGAAGTGGGGCTCGCTCACCGCGGCAGATTGTATCTCCGCTCCGCCCAGTTTTCCAGACATCACTCTCAACACCAGCCTAGCTaagcttctgcagcagcgcgacAGAATTGCACGACGAGCCTGTCGCTGTTTCTCCCGCCACTTACGACCGACGAGTTCCTTTTCAACATTCAACAGAAATCATGACTGGTCgaggtggaggcggcggtcGCCGCGTTTTGCTGCCCCCCCATGTGAGCTTCTCCCAGATAACAGCCGGTTCTGCCCCACGGCGGACAACGAAAGCTGACTCTTTGCAGTAACATGATCTTCAAGCTGCTTCAGAGCGTGAGTTAACGATTGCCCATTCCTTTCCTTTTATTCGAACACGATAATATCCCGACACGTTGTATGGCGACCGGGGGCGGGCACAATGGCAgggatgcgatgcgatgggCGACTGAGACGATGCTCTGCGAAAGATGGGCGAGATATCTCATTGCTCGATCTCTGTGGCTTCTACATGCAAATTGGGAGTCCTAATGCTAAATGGATGAGGCAATGAGGATTGACAATCGCTCTCGCCTCCCAACTGAAGTGCTGTGCAAAAGCAGGGATAGCTGGAGGACTATAGTTGCGTTACACGTTGGCTGGTTCAATATCTAACTTTGAATCTTTATAGAATGCTACTGTCAGCGTCTGGTTGTACGAGCAGCTTTCAATCCGCATTGAGGGCAAGATCCGGGTTAGTCACATCAAGTTGGAGCATGACTTGGGGTCCACAAAAGCTAAAACCACAGTAGGGCTTCGACGAATTCATGAACCTGGTTATCGACGACGCCGTGGAGGTCAAGCAAATCACAAAAACCAATGACAAGGAGTCAAGGAAACCCCTGGGTAAGCCAAGTGGAATGCTGGATTTGTGATCTGATTTGATCAAGCTGACACGATGACAGGCCAAATCTTGCTCAAGGGCGACAACGTCTCTCTAATCCAGAACCTGTCGAGCTAGACTGGGTTTTCTAAATAATACACACTGACATGTGAGGATGGGAGTTGCTTATATTTTGACAAGATACCATATTCAAATGGCACGCACGGgatattcttattatttaccATGTATCACACCTGGGTAGCAAACAAACAACGGGATCGGGACAATAGAAATTGATTCATTCAAAAAATACCAGATGAAGTGATGTTCTGCTGCATAGGTACTTGTCTTATCCTGTCTTTGCCTGACTCTTGACTGCAGAATTGCACGTTAGATCGCTGCCGAGGTTGTGCCGATCGCAGTAGTGGCCGCAGCTAAATCTCCAGCCCTCCGAGGTGACGATTCTCTGAGCTCACAACCTCGTAGCGACCAATTCAGCCAGGCATGAGCAACGGGCGCTGAGATGCGCTCGTTCATGGACTATGTCCACAGTGCTTTCTACGAGGCGACCGGGTGGAGGCGTGACAACTCGTATGCTGCGCTGAATTCGACAACTGACGGTGATTCACCTCTTCGCATTCTTTCTAGCCCTCTGCTTACTTGATGCGTAGCTCTCTTGAACTTCAGCACTCCCCGAGGTCTGCGCCTCTCCctctcgtctctcgccaGCTCAAACTTCGCCACGTCCTACCAATTGGGCTCCGTCGGCGTGGTCGATGGCTCCATCAGCTACTTATTCTCCTCTGTCCCTCTCCGAGTCCTCTTGACGCCGCAGTCCGAAAACGTCCCGCTCCCCGATCTCCTTCGATCCTACCGCCATCTGACGCCCGTCGCCCGACGAGACGACCCTTCACTGAGACCCCCAgacgacaaggacaaggtcaGCGAGTCGCTTCTGTACGGCCGGCTCTATCTCCCGCAGTCGCAGCTAGAGGCCCTGCTGGTACGGCGGTTATCCCCCGCTTTCCAGGCACAGTTCAGCGCTGTGTCGGGCCAACACCTCAGAAATGGGGGCACGGCTCTGGGATTGCTCCAGTACGATGTCGGAAGATATGCGCTGGAAGGATTGGCGTCTACGGACGGCGGATTGCTTGGCTTCAGAGGAGTCTACAACTTTGGAGGCGACTTGAGCAGCAAGAAACATACTCCATCGTCCACTGCGGagaatggcaatggccaggGGAGTGGTAATGGTGATCGGGAGAGGATATACGGGCGCTTCAGCACCGGGGGGGAAATCTACTACGGCACACTCAACAAGTCTGGAGGCATCAGCATCGGGGCGAGATTCGCGACGTTGCCGGACCACAAGGGAACGCCATTGTCCGCCACGCTCACGATGAATCCTCTCATGGGCAACATTGCAGCCAGCTATGCGGTCATGGCCGGAAAAGATTGCAGTCTCGCGACGCGAATGGAGTTTAACATCTTCAGCTATGAGAGCTCATGGGCTGTGGGCATGGAGCTGTGGAGGAAGCCATTTGCACGGACCGTTGCGGAAGCAGATAATACTCTTGCCGATACTGCCGctgcgaagaagacggctcAAAAGCTACACTTTGCTGCCAAGACAGCTACCATTCAACCTGATGGAAAGGCAACCGATAAAAATACGACGGGAGCTGCGCCAAAGCCAACTCCTACACCAACACCAGCCGAACGTAGTTTCAACGCAAAACTAGAGTGGAGGCTGGATGAGCCAGAGAAATCGGCGGAAAAATTGgcggaaaagaagacggcgccgAAAGCAAACGGGGCAAACATCGGTCCCAAGTCCAAAACCAAGAAGACAACTCTCCCTAAAGCAGTGCAGCCCGTAAAGAAGGTAGAAACGGTAACTGTGGAGGAGACTGAGGGGAAAGAGGAGTATGCCGGTGTGGTGAAAGCGAGGCTGGACCAGAATCTCCGACTTGGAGTATTGTGGGAAGGACGCGTGAAGTCGCTGCTGTTTAGTCTCGGCAGTGGAATTGATCTGAGGATGATGAACAAGCCGTTTCGAACTCTGGGTCTGGAGATTCAGTTTTCATCATGATGGGTTGTGCTGCAAAGTGTCATGAGATGGACGGCTATTGTACTGATCTCGGAGGCCCAACTCCGCTTGAAGAACttgatttaaaaaaaaatcacaaaTACCAATCTATTGTTTACTTTGACCAAGAATCAAATTCCTTCTTGGTCCAGTATGTTGGCGATTGTCTGTATTGAGCTTCACAATTAATAATCGCGACTCCCGTTCTTAACTCCGCTGTCTCCGTAGCTTGACAAACCAGCATTTTCCTGCTTCTCCGATGCAATACTCTCCTGTCAAGTATTGATAACCATAACCGCTTGCAGTtgacaaagacaaagagagataAGAGAAGAAACCGAAACTCAACTGACAGAATCCTTCAGCTCGCTAGACTGCATGGGTTGCCAGCCCCGGCGGCGGCCACCGGCATGCTCGCTTTGCCGGATCCGAAAGCTGCGCTGCAACCGCCAGTCGCCGTGCTCCAACTGCTCGATCCGCGGCATTCCTTGTCACCGCGATAATCCTCGCTGTGGGCCAAAGCTCCACGATAATGCATCGCAAGAGGCGCTCGACCGGAACCACTTGGCGCCGGCCTCACTGGCATCGactcagctgcagctcatctCGGCGGATGTACTAGATATGCAGAATAGTTGCGCTAACCAGAAATTACTGGTAAGCTCTTTTGACTCTTGGATGCTTGGATGCTTAGATGCTTGACAGGGTTTCGTGAAAGCTAAAGATGGACTTGTGGTTCTGTAGGATTCGTTGGCGCCGAGCCCATTCACTCTCCGCACTCGTTCTATTCGCACCATCACCAAGCCGTCTTATTTTGTTCATCATCCTGATACATCGTCTGAAACTCTGTCTGGAGAAGTGAGAGTCATCAAATGCATATGTCTCCCTTTACGAGAGGATGCTCATGTCCTTTTGGAAAAATTCATCGACGATGTGCTTCACTTTCACCACATCTTTCACACGCCTTCTCTACCATCAACTGTGGATCAGTTCTATGATGCCGTGGAACAGAATGAGCATGTTGACCTGGGCCAGTTGATGCTTATTCTGGCAATATGCTGCAGCACTACGCACACATGGACTCGTTATGACGACGCCAAAGGCCTATTTGACTGCGCAGAAGATGCAAACTCGCAGACTTCGGGGTGGCTTAAAACGGCCTTGGACATGATCCACCATGCCCATGTAGCTGTACACGCATCATTAACCTGCATACAAGGAATCATGGTGGTGTTTTTCATGATATGTAGCTTGGAAGGCATCTCGCCGCGGGCTCGAGTGCTTCACACCCAAGCAGTTGCAATGGCCCAAACGATTGGGCTGCATGCCATTGACTCTCCAAACGCCGCTATTCATTTGAACTGGCTCAATAATTCTCATGTTCTAGCGGAGGTTGGACGCAGGACATGGTGGAACCTTACAGATACAGACTGGTAAGCCAATCATGTATGAATCGGTCTGGTTGTGGCTCTTTCTGACTTGACTCGGTGACAGGATGATTTCGAGATTATCAGTTCCTCAAGGGGGGTTCATATATAATTCAGGCGAGCCAAATGGCGGTACGGCGACCTTGTAACGCAAACGACGAGGATATCATCGACGGACAAGAAATCGTCGATCGCCCACTCGAGGAAGCAACATCTGTCTCGTATCTTCTCCAACGCAGTCGTCTTGCGGTGCTGTTTTACAACCTCGGAGACTTTGACAAGCCCATCAACTCCACgtcagaagaagcagagtaTCTCAAAGTCATGGAAGTAGACATGAAGCTGCGGCAGTTTATGAGAGAATTGCCCTCATATTTCCGCCTTGAAAACAGCGACTACGTTTCCAAAAAGCCTAACCGGGATACTCGGCAGTCATCCAACATCACCACTCAAAGGTACCTGCTCAACATGATATTCTACGGCCAAATCTGCAAGCTTCACTTGCCATACATGGCACGAGGCACAGTAAACCCCGGGTTTGCCTATTCCCACGACTCTTGCCTAAAAGCAGCCCAGCAAATCATCTACATAGAGCACCAGATGAGGGCCGAACCCTCAACCTTTATCCTATTCCGCCAACGCATGAACATCAAGTTtcgcagcatcttcattgccTGCGTAGTTTTTGTTCTAGACGGATGCCTAGCCAGTAGTGTCGAGGGCGGGACAATGGAGGCCGACGCAACAATGGCCGACGCATGGAAGATTCTGCACGAAGCAGAGGGGCAATCGCCGATGGCGtctgagctgctgcagctctcgGTGGGGATTTTGAAAAAGTATAAAGCGACGCATCCTgctttggagatgatgaaggagaATCTCAGCGAGGAAACTTCATTGTTGATGGAAGAGAGTTTGATGGATGCAGAAAATGCCGAGAGCAGCAACAGGCAAGATGAGGAGCTCATGGGAGGAGGAATCGAAATGGAAGATGCTGGAttggagaagctgtggcTGGCGCTGCAAGGTCGTGGGAGGGAATGGAGTAATTTGTTTTATGGATTCGGTCCTTTCCACGTATAAAGCAGGCGAAAGGACAAGTTGGAGCAACGCCGTATATCCCAGGAGTAATCGAGATTGTATATATAGTGCACATTAATAAAGCATAAATAAATGAATACATGCTGTTTCATTATTTCTTAAAACTCGGACAATAAAGATGCAACAAAGCATAGCCAGGCCGGCACGTCAGTTGTCAGCGTCCTCACGGTATGTAGCTTGATCCAACCCGCCATTTCTCCCTGAGCCAATTCCGGATTGGCAAGAATCCGATCCATGAAACCGAGCACCTACAGAAAAATATGAGATGATCAATTCCTTTAAAACAAGATTTCCAAACAGTCTACATACCGAATTTCCAAACCCGAAATGAATCAGAGTAAACACCAATCCCGCAATCGCCCACCGTGAGGctgtcttggcctttgcctGGCCCTCCGCCGTTCCCGAAACATCCCGAGCACGAGCTGCTCGAATTCCCGAAGCAATCGTAACCGCGCTGAGCGATGTGATCCCAATAAAGCCCGGCTTGAAAAAGTCCTGGAACCACACGGCAATCGCAGGCCCTGGATACGTGACGTTTGTAAACGGAATCACTGTGATCCAGGCACCAAGCGCCATGCCGACATTGAGAGACGTCGACACCACTGGAATCAGGGCCGATGGGATCCTCCGACCCGTGGATGAGGATTTCGCCGTGCTGGATGCCATTTTGACGTGAATGAACAGAAGACGCTGGGTATTCTTATTAGTGCTGATTATACAGCGAAGGGGCGAGCTCATTTATAGTCGTGCTGGACCCCAAGAAGTGGGACGGC is a window from the Trichoderma atroviride chromosome 5, complete sequence genome containing:
- a CDS encoding uncharacterized protein (EggNog:ENOG41~TransMembrane:1 (o241-261i)) codes for the protein MGCQPRRRPPACSLCRIRKLRCNRQSPCSNCSIRGIPCHRDNPRCGPKLHDNASQEALDRNHLAPASLASTQLQLISADVLDMQNSCANQKLLDSLAPSPFTLRTRSIRTITKPSYFVHHPDTSSETLSGEVRVIKCICLPLREDAHVLLEKFIDDVLHFHHIFHTPSLPSTVDQFYDAVEQNEHVDLGQLMLILAICCSTTHTWTRYDDAKGLFDCAEDANSQTSGWLKTALDMIHHAHVAVHASLTCIQGIMVVFFMICSLEGISPRARVLHTQAVAMAQTIGLHAIDSPNAAIHLNWLNNSHVLAEVGRRTWWNLTDTDW
- a CDS encoding uncharacterized protein (EggNog:ENOG41~TransMembrane:3 (i20-43o63-82i103-125o)), with translation MASSTAKSSSTGRRIPSALIPVVSTSLNVGMALGAWITVIPFTNVTYPGPAIAVWFQDFFKPGFIGITSLSAVTIASGIRAARARDVSGTAEGQAKAKTASRWAIAGLVFTLIHFGFGNSVLGFMDRILANPELAQGEMAGWIKLHTVRTLTTDVPAWLCFVASLLSEF
- a CDS encoding uncharacterized protein (BUSCO:EOG092D2GBR); the protein is MRSFMDYVHSAFYEATGWRRDNSYAALNSTTDALLNFSTPRGLRLSLSSLASSNFATSYQLGSVGVVDGSISYLFSSVPLRVLLTPQSENVPLPDLLRSYRHLTPVARRDDPSLRPPDDKDKVSESLLYGRLYLPQSQLEALLVRRLSPAFQAQFSAVSGQHLRNGGTALGLLQYDVGRYALEGLASTDGGLLGFRGVYNFGGDLSSKKHTPSSTAENGNGQGSGNGDRERIYGRFSTGGEIYYGTLNKSGGISIGARFATLPDHKGTPLSATLTMNPLMGNIAASYAVMAGKDCSLATRMEFNIFSYESSWAVGMELWRKPFARTVAEADNTLADTAAAKKTAQKLHFAAKTATIQPDGKATDKNTTGAAPKPTPTPTPAERSFNAKLEWRLDEPEKSAEKLAEKKTAPKANGANIGPKSKTKKTTLPKAVQPVKKVETVTVEETEGKEEYAGVVKARLDQNLRLGVLWEGRVKSLLFSLGSGIDLRMMNKPFRTLGLEIQFSS
- a CDS encoding uncharacterized protein (EggNog:ENOG41), with product MAVRRPCNANDEDIIDGQEIVDRPLEEATSVSYLLQRSRLAVLFYNLGDFDKPINSTSEEAEYLKVMEVDMKLRQFMRELPSYFRLENSDYVSKKPNRDTRQSSNITTQRYLLNMIFYGQICKLHLPYMARGTVNPGFAYSHDSCLKAAQQIIYIEHQMRAEPSTFILFRQRMNIKFRSIFIACVVFVLDGCLASSVEGGTMEADATMADAWKILHEAEGQSPMASELLQLSVGILKKYKATHPALEMMKENLSEETSLLMEESLMDAENAESSNRQDEELMGGGIEMEDAGLEKLWLALQGRGREWSNLFYGFGPFHV